A region from the Macrobrachium nipponense isolate FS-2020 chromosome 47, ASM1510439v2, whole genome shotgun sequence genome encodes:
- the LOC135204443 gene encoding anaphase-promoting complex subunit 10-like, whose amino-acid sequence MRDIGNQAVWTVSSCKPEFDVGKLRDESLQTYWQSDGDLPHLISIQFQRKTIVEDVWVYTQHEIDKSYTPSRISVRSGTHFNDLQEVKVIDCVEPNGWVYIPLNDYLEPPFRTFMLQLAVVLNHDDGQDTRIRQIRVHSPVGMPVVAVDCQGYFTSPIFKSFAFIR is encoded by the coding sequence ATGCGAGATATCGGGAACCAAGCCGTGTGGACAGTGTCCTCCTGCAAACCTGAATTCGACGTAGGAAAGCTTCGTGATGAATCTCTCCAGACGTATTGGCAATCGGACGGCGATCTTCCCCATCTGATCAGCATACAGTTCCAGAGGAAGACGATCGTCGAGGACGTGTGGGTTTACACACAACACGAGATAGACAAAAGTTACACCCCGAGTAGGATATCCGTCAGATCGGGGACGCACTTCAACGATCTGCAGGAGGTGAAGGTGATAGACTGCGTGGAACCGAACGGCTGGGTTTATATTCCCTTGAACGATTATCTCGAGCCCCCTTTTCGCACGTTCATGTTACAATTGGCCGTTGTGTTGAATCACGACGACGGACAGGACACTCGCATTCGTCAGATTAGGGTTCATTCTCCTGTCGGAATGCCTGTTGTAGCGGTGGACTGCCAAGGGTATTTCACGTCACCCATTTTTAAAAGTTTCGCGTTCATTAGGTAA